The Mycolicibacterium parafortuitum nucleotide sequence TGTACCGGGGGCTCGGACCGGCCGACGGCACCGGCATCTACGGCGCACCGGACCAGTACATCGTCATGGGCGACGCCTCGGCCGTCGTACTCGCACCACCCCCGGTGGTCGACCTCGCCCGGTACCTGGGCACCTGGTACGAGGTCGGCAGCGTCAAGCAGTTCTTCTCCATCGGCCTGGTCAACACCAAGGCCGTCTACAGCCTCAACCCCGACGGCTCGATCAAGGTGGAGAACTCCGGCAACTATTTCGTCAACAACGGGCCGCAGTCGTCGATCGTCGGGTCCGCACTGCCGGTCGACCCCGCCGACAACAAACTCAACGTGCGGTTCTTCGGTCCCCCGTCGGCCACCCCGCCGGGCAACTACTGGATCGTCGACCTCGACCCCGACTACCGCTGGGCCGTCGTCACCGACTCCACCGGGCTCAGCGGTTTCCTGCTCACCCGTGAACCGGTCGTCTCACCCGACTTCTACCGGGAACTGCTGGCCCGCGCGTCGGTCAACGGGGTGAAGGGCCGGATCACCCCGACCCGCCAACCGGCGGCCACTTCCACCGAAACCATCACCGCCTGACGCCGACCGCTATCCTTTCAGAGAACAGTTGTTCACTGAGAACTCGGAGCGATCATGCGACCAGCCGATGTGCATGCTCTCGGCGACGTCGCCGCCGAAGGTCTCACGGTGCTGAACGCACTGATCCGCGGCGTACACGCGGGCATCGCCGGCCGGGTGTTCAGCACCATCGGCCCCGTCGGCGCGCCGGTACGCGTCGTGCACGACACGATCGCCGGCGGTGTGTACGACGCGCTCGGGGCGGCAGGTCACCGCCTGCCGCCGGCGCTGAGTTCCGTGGCCGCGGCCGGCTTGGCGGTCGACGGCGACCGTCCGGTCGACGAACACCGCGGGCTGGCCGAGGTGATCGGTGCGCTCGACGGCATCTACGGAGACGAACTCGCCGACCACGGCAGTCCGTTGGCGCCGCCCATGTCGGTGCGGGTCCATGGCCGCTCCGTCCCGCTCACCACGGATGCCGTCGCGCAGGCCTTCCCTCGGCCCACCGAGGCGCTGGCGGTGTTCGTGCACGGGCTGTGCCAGACAGAGTCGTCCTGGCAGCGGCCGCCACGGCCGTCCCCTGCCCCCGACGTCCGGCCCTACGGGCAGCGCCTGCATGACGATCTCGGGTTCACCGCCGTCGACATCCGCTACAACACGGGTCTGCACATCTCCACCAACGGCCATGAGCTCGACCGGATCTTGACCCGACTACTGGAGGTGTGGCCGGTACCGGTCCGGCACGTCGCGCTGATCGGGCACTCGATGGGAGGTCTGGTGGCCCGCAGTGCC carries:
- a CDS encoding esterase/lipase family protein; the encoded protein is MRPADVHALGDVAAEGLTVLNALIRGVHAGIAGRVFSTIGPVGAPVRVVHDTIAGGVYDALGAAGHRLPPALSSVAAAGLAVDGDRPVDEHRGLAEVIGALDGIYGDELADHGSPLAPPMSVRVHGRSVPLTTDAVAQAFPRPTEALAVFVHGLCQTESSWQRPPRPSPAPDVRPYGQRLHDDLGFTAVDIRYNTGLHISTNGHELDRILTRLLEVWPVPVRHVALIGHSMGGLVARSACHYGHEHNRRWTRATRQVVCLGSPHLGADLEKGVNAATWVLARIGETRAIAELLNLRSDGIKDLRYGAVLDDDWAEADPDEFLRDRCREVPFLPTATYHFVATTAAPRYLGALVGDHLVRPSSASGRGRRRRLPFADDAGLTLTGLHHFDLLNHPDIYTMLRTWLQR